In Maridesulfovibrio sp., a single genomic region encodes these proteins:
- a CDS encoding aspartate aminotransferase family protein yields the protein MSTEIVEKYQERLAEAYTLHRKFVNPQFVRVLEVIGYDRNYVSAEGAYLTDANGVKVLDFLAGFGVYNIGRNHPHVARVLHDTIDAKTASLVQMDLGVLSGMLAEKLAEITPGNLEAVFFTNSGTEGVEGALKFARQASGKHKIVHCHHAFHGLTLGALSVNANPEFRERNEPLLPGCIPVPFNDLDALEEALRGGDVGAFIFETVQGKGVFVPDDDYLKGARELCDRYGTYMIADEVQCGLGRTGKMFAVEHWGIVPDILVISKALSGGFIPVGAIVTTREIHGKIFDSMERCFAHSNTFGQNDLAMAAGLATIEVLEKENLVENSARMGGRIIAGMQKLTEKYEMLSEVRGKGLMIGMQFAEPKSMALKASWKLLHKMNNDLFCQMITMPLLEKHNILSQVAGHGLDTVKILPPLMINDVDVDKFLAAMDDVLKEAHKITGSAWKTVKDLGIRTARTS from the coding sequence ATGAGTACTGAGATTGTAGAAAAATATCAAGAAAGGCTTGCGGAGGCTTATACCCTGCACCGCAAGTTTGTTAACCCCCAGTTCGTGCGTGTTCTGGAAGTAATCGGGTATGACAGGAATTACGTTTCCGCGGAAGGGGCATACCTTACGGATGCCAACGGTGTTAAGGTTCTTGATTTCCTCGCCGGGTTCGGGGTCTACAACATAGGCCGCAACCACCCCCATGTGGCGCGAGTGCTGCATGATACCATCGATGCCAAAACCGCGAGCCTTGTTCAGATGGACCTCGGAGTACTTTCCGGTATGCTCGCCGAAAAACTGGCGGAGATAACTCCGGGTAATCTTGAAGCCGTTTTTTTCACCAATTCCGGTACGGAAGGTGTGGAAGGGGCTCTCAAGTTCGCCCGCCAGGCCAGCGGCAAGCATAAGATAGTACACTGCCATCATGCTTTCCACGGTCTGACTCTGGGAGCGCTTTCCGTAAATGCAAACCCTGAATTCAGGGAACGTAACGAGCCTCTGCTGCCCGGCTGTATACCCGTTCCTTTCAATGACCTTGATGCTCTTGAAGAGGCCCTTCGCGGCGGAGATGTCGGAGCATTCATTTTCGAGACCGTGCAGGGCAAGGGCGTTTTCGTTCCCGATGATGATTACCTTAAAGGAGCACGGGAGCTTTGTGACCGCTACGGCACCTACATGATTGCCGATGAAGTTCAGTGCGGGCTGGGGCGGACCGGAAAGATGTTCGCGGTGGAGCATTGGGGAATTGTTCCGGATATTCTGGTCATTTCCAAGGCTCTTTCCGGCGGTTTCATCCCCGTCGGAGCAATCGTCACCACCCGTGAAATCCATGGAAAGATTTTTGATTCCATGGAACGCTGTTTCGCGCATTCCAACACTTTCGGTCAGAACGACCTTGCCATGGCCGCAGGACTGGCCACCATTGAGGTGCTGGAGAAAGAAAATCTTGTGGAAAATTCTGCCAGAATGGGCGGACGTATTATCGCAGGCATGCAGAAGCTGACCGAAAAATACGAAATGCTCAGCGAGGTTCGAGGCAAAGGACTGATGATCGGCATGCAGTTCGCAGAACCTAAATCCATGGCTCTGAAGGCCAGTTGGAAGCTGCTGCACAAGATGAATAACGATCTCTTCTGCCAGATGATCACCATGCCGCTGCTTGAAAAGCACAACATTTTAAGCCAGGTTGCCGGTCACGGTCTGGATACGGTCAAGATTCTGCCTCCGCTTATGATAAATGACGTGGATGTGGACAAATTTCTGGCCGCAATGGATGATGTGCTCAAGGAAGCGCACAAGATTACCGGCTCGGCCTGGAAGACGGTGAAAGACCTCGGCATAAGGACAGCAAGGACATCCTAA